The following proteins are co-located in the Telopea speciosissima isolate NSW1024214 ecotype Mountain lineage chromosome 9, Tspe_v1, whole genome shotgun sequence genome:
- the LOC122640817 gene encoding nucleobase-ascorbate transporter 2, producing the protein MEPPKPEEITHPPMDQLQGFEYCIDSNPSWGEAIALGFQHYILALGTAVMIPSFLVPLMGGSDNDKVRVVQTLLFVGGINTFLQTLFGTRLPTVIGGSHAFLVPIVSIIHDPSLRAIGDHHQRFLQTMRAIQGALIVASSIQIILGYSQLWGICSRFFSPLGMVPVISLVGFGLFDRGFPLVGRCTEIGVPMLILFVAFSQYLKNFRAKDLPILERFALVISITVIWAYAHLLTASGAYKHRPLLTQVHCRTDRANLISSAPWIKIPYPLQWGAPTFDAGHAFGMMAAVLVSLIESTGAYKAASRLASATPPPAHVLSRGIGWQGIGILLDGLFGTGTGSTVSVENIGLLGSTRVGSRRVIQISAGFMIFFSILGKFGALFASIPFTIFAAIYCVLFGLVASVGLSFLQFTNMNSMRNLFITGVAFFLGLSVPEYFREYTASALHGPAHTKAGWFNDFINTIFFSSPTVALIVAVFLDNTLDYKDIAKDRGMPWWARFRTFKGDSRNEEFYTLPFNLNRFFPPS; encoded by the exons ATGGAACCTCCTAAGCCAGAAGAAATAACCCATCCCCCGATGGACCAACTCCAAGGCTTCGAGTACTGCATCGACTCCAACCCTTCTTGGG GGGAAGCAATTGCTCTGGGTTTTCAGCACTACATCTTGGCTTTAGGAACTGCAGTAATGATTCCATCCTTTCTCGTACCTCTAATGGGAGGGTCGGAT AACGATAAGGTAAGGGTGGTGCAGACGCTTTTATTTGTTGGAGGGATCAATACGTTCTTACAGACACTATTTGGGACTCGGCTGCCAACGGTGATCGGAGGTTCTCATGCATTTCTCGTCCCTATAGTCTCCATAATTCATGATCCTTCATTGAGAGCTATCGGAGATCATCATCAG AGATTTCTCCAAACCATGAGAGCAATTCAAGGTGCCCTAATAGTGGCATCAAGCATTCAAATTATTCTGGGCTACAGTCAGCTATGGGGGATCTGCTCCAG GTTTTTCAGCCCTCTGGGAATGGTTCCAGTAATTTCATTGGTTGGTTTTGGCTTATTTGATAGAGGCTTCCCATTG GTTGGAAGGTGTACAGAAATTGGGGTTCCCATGCTTATCCTATTTGTTGCTTTTTCCCAG TACTTAAAAAATTTCCGGGCTAAAGATTTGCCAATATTGGAGCGATTTGCACTTGTAATATCGATCACAGTTATATGGGCTTACGCGCACCTGCTGACAGCTAGTGGTGCATACAAGCATCGCCCATTATTGACCCAAGTCCATTGCCGAACTGACAGGGCCAATCTTATTTCTTCTGCACCATG gataaaaattccatatcCACTCCAGTGGGGTGCACCTACCTTTGATGCTGGTCATGCATTTGGAATGATGGCTGCTGTTCTAGTCTCCCTGATTGAG TCAACTGGAGCATACAAGGCAGCATCTCGGTTGGCAAGTGCCACACCTCCTCCAGCTCATGTCCTTAGCCGTGGTATCGGCTGGCAG GGAATAGGGATCCTACTAGATGGACTCTTTGGGACAGGGACTGGCTCTACAGTATCAGT AGAAAACATAGGTCTTCTCGGATCCACTCGGGTTGGGAGCCGCAGAGTTATTCAAATCTCAGCTGGCTTTATGATCTTCTTCTCAATCTTAG GAAAATTTGGAGCATTGTTTGCATCAATACCTTTCACCATATTTGCTGCCATTTATTGCGTTCTGTTTGGCCTTGTTG CATCGGTGGGTCTGTCATTTCTACAGTTCACAAACATGAACTCAATGAGGAACCTCTTCATCACGGGCGTTGCCTTCTTCTTGGGGCTGTCTGTTCCTGAATACTTCCGTGAATACACTGCCAGTGCATTACATGGTCCTGCTCATACCAAGGCTGGATGG TTCAACGATTTCATCAATactattttcttctcctccccAACTGTGGCACTAATTGTTGCAGTTTTCCTTGACAACACACTTGACTATAAGGATATTGCAAAAGATAGAGGAATGCCATGGTGGGCAAGATTCCGGACATTTAAAGGAGACAGCCGGAACGAGGAATTTTACACCCTTCCCTTTAATCTCAACCGCTTCTTCCCTCCATCATGA